In Subdoligranulum variabile, the genomic stretch ACGAAGAAACAACAGACCGGCTGTATGTCCGGCTGCTGCGGCGAGGAACACTTCGGCGCGCTGGTAGGCCAGACCTTCCGCGTGATCCGCCGCGCCATGGATGCGCGCATTGCGGCCGAGGTGACGCCCGAACTGACGGGTGTCCGCGGTATGCTGCTGGGAGAAATCGTCCGGGCCAATAAGGAAAACCGGGACGTTTACCAGCGGGATGTGGAGCACTGGATGCAGATCCGGCGTTCCAGTGTGACGGCGGTCCTCCAGGCGATGGAGCAGGACGGGTTCATTACCCGTTGTTCCGTAGAGCGTGA encodes the following:
- a CDS encoding MarR family winged helix-turn-helix transcriptional regulator; its protein translation is MTNTKKQQTGCMSGCCGEEHFGALVGQTFRVIRRAMDARIAAEVTPELTGVRGMLLGEIVRANKENRDVYQRDVEHWMQIRRSSVTAVLQAMEQDGFITRCSVERDARLKRLNATAKGVAYHERIRLSIDNFERELQRGVEPERQAVARAVLEQILANAHSLAGETRPASESTAAENG